GGTGTACCCATTGTGGTTGCAGACCACGCTCAACTACACCGCCACCTGGGCCGGTCTGGCCGCCGCGCCGGGTGGCGTGCTGGCTTTCGTGCTGTCGCCGATCGTCGGCCGCAACATGCACAAGATCGACCTGCGCATCCTGGTGACTATGGCGTTCCTAATCTTTGCGGGCACCTCATACTGGTTTTCGACTTTCGACAGCGCCGCGTCTTTCGCCGCCCTGATCGTGCCGCGCTTCGTGATGGGGTTGGCTATTCCCTGTTTCTTCATTCCGCTGAACCAGATCTACCTGTCCGGGCTACAGGCGCACGAAATCGCCAGTGCATCAGGGCTTTCCAACTTCTTCCGCACCCTCGGCTCCAGCGTCTCGACCGCCGTGATGGTGACCCTCTGGCAGCACCGAGGTATCTATCATCACGCCTCGCTGACCGAATACGTAAACAACAGCACTCCCGCCCCCGGCGACTTCCTGCACAAACTGTCGCACCTGGGCCTAAGTGCCACCCAGCAGCTCGGCTATATCAACCAGATCGTGGATCGGGAGGGGTATACGCTGGCCGTCAACGATGTGTTCTACGGCTGCGCCATCCTGTTCGTGCTGCTGCTGCCCGTGCTGTGGTTCTCCCGACCACCCTTCGGCAGTGCTGGCGGAGGCATGGGGCATTGAGCGGCCCTGGCCTAATGCTGCACCCTTCAGTGCAGCATAAAAGCTGAACGCAGACTGGTGCGGCGCAATACCTTCTGCTAGTTTGTGCCGCATGGCACAAACAACTCGCATCATCAAGAAGTACCCGAACCGCCGGCTCTACGATACGGAGATTTCCAGCTACATCACGCTGGAGGAAGTCCGTCAGTTGGTTCTGGATAACGAACACTTCGAGGTCCGCGACGCTAAGTCGGGCGAGGACCTGACCCGCTCCGTATTGCTGCAGATCATCTCTGAGCACGAGGAGAAGGGGCAACCGATGTTGTCGCCCCAACTGCTGAGCCAGATCATCCGTTTCTACGGTGACTCCCTGCAAGGGTTCATGGGTCCGTATCTGGAGCGCAGCCTGCAGGTCTTTCTGGACCAGCAGCAACAGTTCCGGACCCAGCTCAACAGCCTGATGGGACAAACCCCCTGGTCGCTGTTGAACGATCTGACGCAGCGTAATCTGGATGCCTGGAAGTCGATGCAGAGCGGCTTTCTGGACGCCGCCTCGCAGGCAACGCCGAGCGCCGGCCAGCCGGGTCAGTCTGGCCGCCCCGGCACCACCACCAAAAAAGCCTGATCCCGGGCAAGCCTGCCTTCGCGGTCACGCCACCGTTGCAGCACAACACGTGCTGCCGCGCGGCATGCTCTGGAGAGTCATACGTGATGACTTCGTCAACGTCCGCATCGCGCATCGCCGTTGTCACTGGCGGTATCGGTGGCATCGGTACCGAAATTTGCATGCGCCTGGCTGATGCCGGACGGCAAGTTATTGCGGTTGACCTCGCCACGCGTGGCGAACGTATCGAAGCCTTTCGCGAGCAGGTTTCCACTTACCGCGGCGCCATCCGCTTCGAACCCTGCGACGTCAGCGACTTCAAAGCCTGCGGGGGCCTAATCGAACACATCGAACGCCACATCGGCCATGCCGACATCCTGGTGAATGTTGCTGGCATCACCCGCGATACCAGCTTGCGCAAGATGGATCCGCAGCAGTGGCACGACCTGATGCGCGTCAACCTGGACGGTGTGTTCAACATGTGCCGGCACGTGGTCGAGGGTATGACGTCGCGCAACTTTGGCCGCATCGTCAACCTCAGTTCGGTGAATGGGCAAACTGGCCAGTTCGGTCAGACCCATTACTCCGCTGCCAAGGCTGGCGTGCATGGTTTCAGCATGGCTCTGGCCCGCGAAACCGCGCGCAAGGGCGTCACCGTCAACACGGTTTCGCCGGGCTATTGCGACATGCCGATGGTGGCTGCCGTACCCCACGACATCCGCCAGCAGATCATCTCCGACATCCCAGTAGGCCGGCTGGGCACCCCCTCGGATATTGCCCGCGCCGTGGTCTTTCTCACGGCTGACGACGCCAGCTATATCACCGGCGCCAACCTGCCGGTAAATGGCGGGTATTTCATGAGCTTCTGAACGTTTCAGGCAAGCTTAACGTACTTGCAGTAAACCGCTAGTTGCGGAACAGTGACGGGCTTCCTCCCACGGTGCGCGGCATGACTCGGCAAGTTATCACCCTGATCGGCGGCGGTTTGGTCGGCGCCCTGCTCGCCCAACTGCTGGCCAAGCGTGGCCTTGAGGTGGAGGTTTTCGAAAAGCGCCCCGATCCACGCCAGGTCGGCTTCACTGCGGGTCGCTCGATCAATCTGGCCCTTGCCGAGCGTGGCCTGCAGGCACTTCGCCGCGCGGGGCTTTCCGACGATGTGCTGCAACGTGCGGTGATGATGCGCGGCCGCATGGTGCACCCGCTCGAAGGCAGCTCCGGCCTGCAGCGCTACGGCGTCGACGACAGCGAAGTGATCTGGTCGGTATCCCGCGGCGGGCTGAACATGTTGCTGCTGGATGCCGCGGAAGCGGCTGGCGTAAAACTGCATTTCGGCCAGTCGCTGGTGAGTGCCGACTTTGACGCGCGGCGCATCGTACTAGCGGATGAAAACAACCGCCTGCACCCGCATGACACTCCCGTACTGGTGGGTGCCGATGGTGCGGGCTCCACCCTGCGCCATGCGATGAATGATTACCTGCCGCTAGGCATCCGGGTCGAACCGCTTGGCCACGGCTACAAGGAACTGGAAATCCCACCCGCAACGGGCGCCGAGCGCTTCGCGATTGAGCCGCATGCACTGCACATCTGGCCACGCGGCGGTTATATGTGCATTGCGCTGCCCAATACCGAGGGTAGCTTCACCGTTACCTTGTTCCTGCCTGCGCATGGCCCGCATCCGAGCTTCGATACCTTGTCGGATTCCGCTGCGGCCGCAGCCTTCTTCCGCCAGAATTTCCCTGACCTGCTACCACTGATCCCTGACTTTGCCGAGGATTACGACAACCATCCGGTCGGCACCCTCTCCACGCTGTATCTCGACCGCTGGCATATCGACAACCGCTCACTGTTGATCGGCGATGCGGCGCATGCCATCGTGCCGTTCCATGGTCAGGGCATGAATTGCGGCTTTGAAGACACCGTGGTGCTGGCTGACCTGCTGGCCGAATCCGGGCACGATACCGGCGACGCGTTCGCCGAGTTCCAGCGCATCCGCCAGCCTAATGCCAATGCCATCGCCGCGATGGCGCTGGAGAACTACATCGAGATGCGCGATTCGGTGGCCGATCCGCACTATCTCGCCAAGCGTGAACTGGGTGCGCGACTCGCCGAGCGCGCGCCGAAACATTTCATGGCGCGCTACCGCATGGTCACCTTTACGCACCTGCCCTACGCCTATGCGTACGAACGCGGCCGCGCGCAGGACCAACTTCTCGAACAATTGCTGCGTGGATCGATCAGCGCCAACGACGTGCAACTCAATGCCGCCATTAGCACGCTGGAGGCCACGCTGCCCCCGCTACCCCCATTACGCCATGGATAATTCACTGATCGACGTCTATCGCAGCACCGACTATCGGGTACGCCTGGCCCAAGGCGGCTGGGTTTCCATCCAGGTCGATGCCGCGCTGCCAGTTTCCCTGCACCCACTCATCGAGGATCGATGCTGGGCTTTCATTACCGCGTGGAATCCCGACTCGCAGGCGCAACCGCGCGCCCAGAATCGTGTGGCGCAGCAAGCCTTGCTCACCGCCTTACGCAAACTGCCCCGCACGATCTGTATTCGTCCAGGCCTTGGCGTGGGCGATGCCTGGCGCGAGACCAGCCTGTTCGTGGTCGGTCCCAACCTGGCCGATATCGACGAACTGGCACAACAATTTCAGCAAAACGCCTACGTGCATGGGCTGGGCAACGGCTATGCGCGCTTGCGCCTTGGCAGTGACAGGCCACCGCATGGACAAGCAGGCTAAGTCCTCCTGGAATGACCTCCAGCTCATCAACCAAACCACTACTCGAAGCCTGCTCCCTGGCCTTTCACCGCCAGGACGAACCCGTCTTCGGCCCACTGGATTTCACGCTCGATGCGGGTGAACTCACCCTCATCGAGGGCGACAACGGCAGCGGCAAGACCACCTTGATGCGCATCCTCACCGGCTTGCTGCGTCCGGAAGAAGGTGAGCTGTTCTGGCGTGGCGAGCCGCTCACCTGGGACCGCTGCAGCGGCGAAATCGTGTTCCTTGGTCACCAGTTAGGACTGAAAGCCGAACTCAATCCGCGTGAAAATCTGCGCTTTGCTATCGGATTGCATGGCCATCGCGAACACAGCCATATCGATAAAGCACTTGCCCATGTCGGTCTCGCCGGTTACGAAGACGACCCGGTACGCAAGCTTTCCGCTGGCCAGAAAAAACGCGTGGCGCTGGCGCGGTTGCTGCTGATTCCCGCCGCACTATGGTTGCTCGACGAACCCTACGCCAACCTCGATCGCATCGGCATCGAGCTGGTCAACGGCATGCTGGAAGCGCATATCGCACACGGTGGTTCAGCGCTGGTCACCAGCCACGGCGCCGTGCAATTCCATGGCGGCGAACCGCAGCGGATCCGTCTGCATGACTGATCCGCGACGACCTAGCCTTAAAGTCTGTCTATGGCCTCCGCGTAGCCCGCTCCGGGAGCTGTTTGCACGCAAGACCAGGCGGAACGAGGGCGCGTATGTCAATACGTAACCGAGAGACAACGCAGGATTGCGGGCAAACAGACCCGGCCCTTCGGGTTGTGCCTGAGCAGTCGCCAAGCGACAGCGCGCAGCTTGACCAGACAGCCAGTCTGGCCTGCGCTGCACACCGTCACCTGACAACTGCTCAGGCACAACGTGGGCCACGCGGAGGCCATAGACAGACTCTTAGTGCCTGCATGGCGGTGTTGCGCCGCGACCTTACCCTAGCCTGGCGCCAGCGCGGCGACATGGTGTTGCCGGTGCTGTATGCGCTAATCGTCACGTCGCTGTTTCCGTTCGCGCTCGGTCCGGAAGACACGTTACTGCGTCGCATCGCCGGCGGCGTGGTGCTAGTGACCGTACTGCTGGCAATGCTGCTGGCGCTGGATGCCATGTTCCGCAGCGACATCGAAGACGGTTCGCTGGAACAACTGATACTGGCACCGCAACCACTGGCGCTGATGCTCGGCATGAAAATCCTGGCGCATTGGCTGGCGACGGCCGTGCCACTGATTGTGATCGCGCCGCTGCTGGCCGGCATGCTGCACCTGCCGCCGCCCGTCATCCCGATTCTCGTGCTAACCCTGCTACTGGTCACTCCGTTGCTCAGTCTGCTCGGTGGCATCCTGGTGGCGCTCACGGCCGGAACGCGGCACTCTGGTATGCTCCTTGCGCTGATGCTGCTGCCGCTGTGCGTGCCGGTGGTGATCTTCGCCGCCGGGGCTTTGGCAGCCGCGCAAGACGGGCTGCCGTGGATCGCCCCCATCGCATGGTTAGGCGCCGCACTCATCATGGCCGTCGTGCTTGCCCCGCTGGCTTGCGCGGCCGCACTCCGTATCGCGCTGGACTCATGAGGAACGATCCATGCCTGCGTATCGCCGCATAACAGCCGCCAGAGCGCAACCTTTCGGAGTGAATGGACAACTCATTGTCTCGTGCCGTTGCCACCCCGCGCCTCGGCATACACTTCATGTTTGCCGTGCCTTTGCTCGCGCCGCTCGTCGCCTGCAAGGACAAGACGGAAACTCGGATTAAGCCACTGACATGACCCACTGGATCCCGCTGTGGTTGCACAAACTGAGTTCGCCACCGGTGTTCTACCGCTTTGCGGGCACGCTGCGCCCGTGGGCGATCGCCGTGGCGCTGATCCTCGGCTTGGTCGCCCTGTACGGTGGCCTGGTACTGGCGCCACCGGACTATCAGCAAGGTGATGACTACCGCATCATCTTCATCCATGTGCCCTGCGCCTGGATGAGTCTGTTCATCTACGCGGTAATGGCCTTAGCCGCCTTTATCGCCCTGGTTTGGCGCATCAAGCTGGCCGAAGTGGCAGCGATGGCATCGGCGCCGATTGGCGCAGCCTTTACCTTCATCACCCTGGTGACTGGGTCATTGTGGGGTGAGCGCATGTGGGGCACATGGTGGTCCTGGGATGCGCGACTCACTTCGGAACTGGTGCTGCTGTTCCTGTACCTGGGCGTCATCGCCTTGTACCACTCCTTCGAGGATCGCCGGCAAGGCGCACGCACCGCGGCCTTCCTGGCACTGATCGGCATCATCAACGTACCGATCGTGCATTTCTCGGTGAACTGGTGGAACACCCTGCACCAAGGCTCCACCATCCGCCTGCTGGGCCCCTCGACCATTGCCCCATCGATGATCTGGCCGTTGCTGATGATGATGATCGCCACCAAATGCTATTACATCGCAAGCCTGTTCGGCCGCATGCGCACGGATCTGCTGGCGTTGGAAAGCGGCAAGGACTGGGTGCGTCAGATTGCCAAGAATGAGGGGCGCGCATGAGCGACTCGCTGCAATCGTTCTTCGCCATGGGCGGTTATGCCGCTTACGTATGGCCAGCTTACGGCGTGTTCTTCGTGGCACTGCTGGTCGACTGGCTAGCATCGCAATTTCGTCGCCGTCGGCTGCTGCGCGAATTGCGCAGGCGCATGGCACGTCAGGGCGCTCGCAAAGAGCGTGGCTCTACTCCCTCTCCCCTTCGGGACGCGTAGTGCAAGTGCAACCATGAACCCTACACGCCAACGCCGACTCACCATCATCATCGCCATACTCGTCGCCATCATCATTGCCTCGGCGCTGACCGTCTACGCCTTGCAGCAAAACATGAACTACCTGTTCACGCCAAGCCAGGTGCAGGCGGGCGATGCCACACACTACAAAACATTTCGCCTTGGCGGCATGGTGAAGCAAGGCTCGATCCAGCGCAGCAACGACTCACTCAAGGTCACCTTCACCGTGGTCGACGCCGGCAGCGCGATGCCGGTGGAATACAACGGCATCCTGCCCGACCTGTTCCGCGAAAACCAATCAGTGATCGCCACCGGCCATATGGACAGTGCGCGTTTCATCGCCACTGAAGTACTGGCCAAGCACGATGAAACCTACATGCCCAAGGAGCTGAAGGAGGCGATGGCCAAGGCGCATGCGGGGAAGAAGATTGATGGAGCCGGGACTGGGGACGATGAAGCCGGGACTCGGGACTCGGGACTCAGGACTCAGTAAGAGCGGACTACGGGCACACTTATGCACCTTCGATATTCAACCAATTTCCGCGCAAAATCCGAGGCAACGGGATGCGGCTTCGCCGAGTCCCGAGTCCCAAGTCCCGAGTCCTGGCTCTCATGACCCCCGAACTCGGTCAACTCGCCCTCATCCTCGCGCTGATGTTGGCATTAGCGCAAAGCATCCTGCCGCTGATCGGCGCGTGGCGCGGCAATCGCGCACTGATGGCCGTGGCGCGGCCGGCTGCTATCGGGCAAACCGTCTTTGTCGGACTCGCTTTCCTCATTCTGGTATGGGCCTTCCTGCACTTTGATTTCTCCGTGCAATACGTAGCCAACAACTCGAACCTGCAATTGCCCTGGTATTACCGCATCGCCGCCGTGTGGGGAGCGCACGAAGGTTCCATGTTGCTGTGGGTGCTGATCCTCAACCTGTGGACGATCGCACTGGTGTTGTTCAGTCGATCATTGCCGGAAGTATTTCTATCGCGCGTGCTGGGCGTGCTTGGCATCATCTCGCTCGGCTTTCTGTGCTTCATCTTGTTCACGTCCAATCCCTTCGACCGCCTGCTGCCGATGCCGCCCGATGGCGCGGATCTCAATCCGATCCTGCAGGACCCTGGCATGACCTTCCATCCGCCCGTGCTTTACATGGGTTATGTGGGTTTCTCGGTGGCGTTCGCGTTCTCGATGGCAGCGCTGCTTGGCGGCTCGATGGAACAAGCCTGGGTACGCTGGGCGCGACCGTGGACGAATGCAGCGTGGGGTTTTCTTTCCTGCGGCATCGTCGCCGGTAGCTGGTGGGCGTATGCGGAACTGGGCTGGGGTGGTTGGTGGTTCTGGGATCCGGTGGAGAACGCCAGCTTCATGCCGTGGCTAGTGGGCGTAGCGCTGATTCATGCGCAAGCGGTGACGGAAAAACGCGGCTCGCTGCGTGCGTGGACGATCCTGCTTTCGCTGTTCGCCTTCTCACTATCGCTGCTTGGCACCTTCCTCGTGCGTTCGGGCATTCTCACGTCCGTGCATGCGTTCGCTTCCGATCCGCGCCGCGGCACCTTTATTCTCTGCTTCCTTGCCGTCGTGGTGGGTGGGTCACTGCTGCTGTACGCGTTGCGCGCGCCGAAGGTCGCCGGTGGCAAGGCCTTCGCGTTGATCTCGCGTGAAAGCGCCATCCTGATCGGCAACCTGATGTTTACCGTGGCCGCGGCCATGGTGCTGCTTGGCACCCTGTTCCCGCTGCTGGGTGATGCCTTGAATCTGGGCAAAATCTCGGTCGGTCCACCCTACTTCGGCCTGCTGTTCCCGTTGCTGATGTTGCCGGTGGTGCTGTTGCTTCCGTTCGGCCCGTATCTGCGCTGGGGCAGCAGCGATGCGTCGCTGCTCAAACAAGTGCTGGTACGCGCGGGTCTCGCCGCAGCCGCCTGTGCGGTGTTGGCGGCGTTCTTCGTGCAAGGTCAACTCAAGGCCATTGCTGGCATTGCGAGCGCGATGTGGGTGGGTGTTGGCGTGGGGTTATATATCGTGAAACGTTGGCGTGACATGCCGCGCGGTCGTCGCTATCCAGCTGAGATGACAGGCATGCTGCTAGCGCATTTCGGCGTGGCGATTTTTCTTATCGGTGTGCTGCTGTCCGAATCGCTGAGCGTGACGCGCGACGTGCGTATGTCACCCGGACAGACGGTCGTGGTCAGCGGTTACGAATTCCGTTTTGATGGCGTCACCCAAACCACTGGCCCGAACTGGGAAGCCGAGCAAGGCATCGTCACCGTGACACGCAACGGCTCGACCGTGGCCGTGATGCATCCACAAAAACGCACCTATGTGCGCGAACAGGTGCAGACCGAATCGTCGATCGATCCTGGCATCACCCGCGATCTGTACGTCGCGCTGGGCGAACCGATGGACCCAAATCACGTCGAAGGCGCGTGGGCGCTGCGTTTGTATACCAAACCGTTTATCCGCTGGATCTGGGGCGGGGGCCTGTTCATGATGCTGGGCGGGTTTGTCAGCGCGACGGACCGCCGCTTTCGCGTGAAGCGCGAGGTAAAAGCAGCATCGACCATCACCCCACTCGTGCAGGAGTCGCAGGCATGAGCCGGCTGCTGCCCTTCTTCGGTTTCCTGCTGCTGACATCTCTGCTCGGTTTCGGCATCTGGTGGAACAGCGCGCACGACCCAAGCGCCGTGCCATCGCCGCTGATCAACAAACCCGCACCGACTTTTGCACTGCCCAGGCTGGATGCCCCCGCAGATACGGTGACCAAGGAATCGATGCTCGGCAAACCCTATCTGGTGAATGTATTTGCAAGCTGGTGCTTCGCTTGCGGTGAAGAACATCCCGTGCTGATGGCCGAATCCAAAAACCTGGGCATTCCGGTGGTGGGTTACGACTACAAGGACGATCCCAACGACGCCAAAGCCTGGTTGGCCCAGCACGGCAATCCGTACGACATGGTGATCACCGATCAATCCGGCCACACGGCGATCGATTTCGGCGTGTATGGCGCACCGGAAACCTTCCTGATCGATGGCAACGGGGTGATCCGCTATAAGCACATTGGCCCGTTGACACCGGACATCATTGCGCAACAGCTCAAGCTAGCCATTGCGGCGCTGGAAAAGGAAGCGCCGTGATGGGCAAAACCCTGAAAACATGGTTGATGTTTGTGTTGATCGCCATCGCTAGCGCAGCGTCGGCGCAGGCCATCGACCCGCTTCCGTTCCGCGATCACTCCGAAGAACTCCGCTTCCAGCACCTCACCAGCGAACTGCGTTGCCTGGTCTGCCAGGACGAAACCCTAGCCGACTCCAACGCCGACTTTGCACGCGACCTGCGTCACAAGGTGTTCGAGTTGATGCAGCAAGGCAAGAGCGACGCCGAGATCAAGCAATACCTGGCGGACCGCTATTCCGACTTCGTGCTTTACGACCCACCGCTGAATGTCCGCACCTGGCTGCTCTGGTTCGGGCCGTTGCTGATCCTGATCGCAGGAGGCTTCGTGGTGGCTTATACCATCCGCAAGCGCAGCCGTACCGGCACGCCTGCCGCATCGACCGACAACGGGGACGATTGGTGAAATCCGCTTTCTACATAGCCGCCGCAGTGATGATGGCTGTGGCGCTGGCACTGCTGCTGCTTCCCCTGCTGAAAAAAGGCCGCCATGCAGAGTACCCGCACAGCGTATTCGTGCTGATGCTGTTTATCGCTCTGGTCCTTCCCATGGGTACGACACTTCTCTATCTGAAAATCGGCACGCCGTCGACCCTCGATGGCGTGCCAACGCAGGCGCAAACCGCAATCGACATCAACACCGCACTGGACCAACTGCGAACGCACCTGGCCAGCAACCCCAATGACGCCCAAGGCTGGGGTTTGCTGGCCCAGACCGACATGGACATGCAGAAGCCGGAGCAAGCCCGCGATGCCTTCGATCACGTGCTGAAACTGGCACCGAACGATACCGCCGCCATGGTCGGCTGGGCGCAAGCCAGCGCCGCCGCGAGCGAAAACCACTCGCTGCAAGGCCGCGCCCGCGATTTGCTGGTGCGGGCGATAAAACTGGAACCCAACAATCAGCGTGCCATGTGGCTGCTCGGCATCAGCGATTATCAGCAAGGCCGCTACGCCGACGCCGCCGCCACCTGGCGCATTTTGCAGCCGCAATTGCAACCGGGTTCCAGTGTTGCCCAAGCGGTGGCGCAACAAATCGCACTGGCTGATGCGAAGGTCGGCGGCAAACCCGCCGCGGCATCAAGTACCGACACGCCGCCATCGTCAGCCAACACGCAAAGGCCCACCTTGCCGGCGAAGAAGGACCCGTCATGAACGACGCCCGCCAATACTTCAACCTGCCCTCGCCTTTCGCGATGAAGCGTGGCGGCACGTTGCATGGCGCGCATGTCGCCTACGAAAGCTGGGGCACGTTGAACGCGGCGCGCAACAATGCGGTGCTGATCTTTACGGGCCTCTCTCCCAGCGCCCATGCAGCTTCCAACGACACCGACCCTTCGCCGGGCTGGTGGGAAGACATGCTCGGCCCCGGCAAGGCCATCGACACCACGCGCTGGTTCGTCATCTGCATGAACTCGCTCGGCAGCGACAAAGGCTCCACCTGTCCGGCGTCGATTGATCCCGCCACCGACAAACCTTATCGCCTGACTTTTCCCGACCTGTCGCTGGAAGATGTCGCCCATGCCGCGCACGCAATGGTCAGCAGCCTAGGCATCGACAAGCTGGCCTGCCTGATCGGCTGCTCGATGGGCGGCATGAGCGCGCTTGCGTACATGGTGCTCCACCCTGGCAGCGTGCGTACGCATATCAGCGTGGACACCGCACCACAAGCACAGCCTTTCGCCATCGCCATCCGCTCATTGCAGCGTGAAGCCATTCGCCTCGATCCGCACTGGAACGATGGCCAATACGACGGCACGCACTATCCCGATATCGGCATGAGCATCGCGCGCAAGCTCGGCGTGATCACCTACCGCTCCGCCATGGAATGGAACGGCCGCTTCGCCCGCATCCGGCTCGACCCCGAGCAACGCGAAGGCCAACCCTTCGGCTTTGAATTCCAGGTGGAGTCGTATCTCCAAGGCCATGCGCAACGCTTCATACGTACCTTCGATCCCAACAGCTATTTGTACCTGTCACGCGCCAGCGACTGGTTCGACATTGCCGAATACGGCAACGGCAGCATCCTCGATGGCCTCAAGCGCATCCAGATCGAAGAGGCACTGGTGATCGGCGTCAGCACCGATATCCTGTTTCCACTGGAACAACAGGAGCAAATTGCGGAAGGACTGGAAGCGGCGGGTGCGAAAGTGGAATTCGTAGCACTGGATTCGCCACAGGGCCACGATGCGTTCCTGGTCGATATCGAAAATTACAGTCGCGCCATCGGTGGTTTTCTGTCACGCCTGTCGTTGGGTTAGCACGCGCAGGCAAAGCACATGTTCGCGAACCAGCGCTTCCAGTTCCCCTGCGCCCCCGGTTTCGGGCGGTAAGCTACAATCACCATCGCTCCCATGGATCCCAAGAAGGCTAGCAGAGTCGCCTTACCCAGGCTTCAGCCGGTTTGTTCTTCCATATGGGTTATCCGCCAACCCTGGATATATCGAGACTGCCATGCTCACTACGGAATTCCCCGGCTGCCAGAAACTTATCAACGCCATTGACGAAGCCATTTCCAAAGGCGCAACGACCGCCATCACCGACAGCCTGCGCAATAGCCTGTGCAAGCTGATTCGCAACAAGGAAATCGTGCTGCCCGACTGCGTATTCGAGACCGCCGAGAACCGCTATGCTCGCCGTGAGCTTTACCACAGCGACGAACTCGGCTACTGCGTGGTGGCCATGACCTGGGGCCCTGGCCAAGGCACCCCCATCCATGACCACTGCGGCATGTGGTGCGTGGAAGGTGTGTGGAGCGGCGCCCTGGAAGTGGTGCAGTACGAGCGTCTGGCCGACAAGGGCGACCTGTGCCAGTTCCAACCTGTCGGCTCCATCCAGGCCGGCCCCGGCTCCGCCGGCAGCCTGATCCCGCCCCACGAGTACCACACCATCCGTAACCCCAGCGACGACACCGTGGCGGTCAGCCTGCACATCTACTCCGGCAACATGACCCATTGCGCCGTTTTCCAGCCCAAAGGCCAGGATCACTGCTACGAGCGCTTCGACCGCCCATTGAGTCTCGACCCAGTGAACTGAAACCGGCATAATAGTCGTTCGCTCACGTGCCGGTGTGGCGGAATGGTAGACGCGGTGGACTCAAAATCCACTGGCAGCGATGTCGTGTAGGTTCGAGTCCTATCACCGGTACCAATGACGAGTTTCAAGTAGTAGCAGCAAAACTCAGGTAAGCCGAGAAGCCCGCATAAAAGCGGGCTTTTTCATGCCTGTAGCGTTGCAGGCGGTCGCATGGAATCGCAGGGAAGCTGACGGTATCTGTCGGTACATCTGACGGTATTTGTGTAAGATGCCGCCGAAGAAACGAACAAAGTACCGTCATGCTGACTGATACCGCCGTACGCAAAGCCAAACCCGCAGCTACCGCACAGAAGCTCACCGATGGCGGCGGGATGTATCTGCTGCTGAAGCCGGATGGCGCGTGGTATTGGCGGATGGATTACAGGTTCGACAGCA
The sequence above is a segment of the Dyella sp. M7H15-1 genome. Coding sequences within it:
- a CDS encoding DsbE family thiol:disulfide interchange protein — protein: MSRLLPFFGFLLLTSLLGFGIWWNSAHDPSAVPSPLINKPAPTFALPRLDAPADTVTKESMLGKPYLVNVFASWCFACGEEHPVLMAESKNLGIPVVGYDYKDDPNDAKAWLAQHGNPYDMVITDQSGHTAIDFGVYGAPETFLIDGNGVIRYKHIGPLTPDIIAQQLKLAIAALEKEAP
- a CDS encoding cysteine dioxygenase family protein, giving the protein MLTTEFPGCQKLINAIDEAISKGATTAITDSLRNSLCKLIRNKEIVLPDCVFETAENRYARRELYHSDELGYCVVAMTWGPGQGTPIHDHCGMWCVEGVWSGALEVVQYERLADKGDLCQFQPVGSIQAGPGSAGSLIPPHEYHTIRNPSDDTVAVSLHIYSGNMTHCAVFQPKGQDHCYERFDRPLSLDPVN
- a CDS encoding homoserine O-acetyltransferase codes for the protein MNDARQYFNLPSPFAMKRGGTLHGAHVAYESWGTLNAARNNAVLIFTGLSPSAHAASNDTDPSPGWWEDMLGPGKAIDTTRWFVICMNSLGSDKGSTCPASIDPATDKPYRLTFPDLSLEDVAHAAHAMVSSLGIDKLACLIGCSMGGMSALAYMVLHPGSVRTHISVDTAPQAQPFAIAIRSLQREAIRLDPHWNDGQYDGTHYPDIGMSIARKLGVITYRSAMEWNGRFARIRLDPEQREGQPFGFEFQVESYLQGHAQRFIRTFDPNSYLYLSRASDWFDIAEYGNGSILDGLKRIQIEEALVIGVSTDILFPLEQQEQIAEGLEAAGAKVEFVALDSPQGHDAFLVDIENYSRAIGGFLSRLSLG
- a CDS encoding cytochrome c-type biogenesis protein, whose protein sequence is MGKTLKTWLMFVLIAIASAASAQAIDPLPFRDHSEELRFQHLTSELRCLVCQDETLADSNADFARDLRHKVFELMQQGKSDAEIKQYLADRYSDFVLYDPPLNVRTWLLWFGPLLILIAGGFVVAYTIRKRSRTGTPAASTDNGDDW
- a CDS encoding heme lyase CcmF/NrfE family subunit encodes the protein MTPELGQLALILALMLALAQSILPLIGAWRGNRALMAVARPAAIGQTVFVGLAFLILVWAFLHFDFSVQYVANNSNLQLPWYYRIAAVWGAHEGSMLLWVLILNLWTIALVLFSRSLPEVFLSRVLGVLGIISLGFLCFILFTSNPFDRLLPMPPDGADLNPILQDPGMTFHPPVLYMGYVGFSVAFAFSMAALLGGSMEQAWVRWARPWTNAAWGFLSCGIVAGSWWAYAELGWGGWWFWDPVENASFMPWLVGVALIHAQAVTEKRGSLRAWTILLSLFAFSLSLLGTFLVRSGILTSVHAFASDPRRGTFILCFLAVVVGGSLLLYALRAPKVAGGKAFALISRESAILIGNLMFTVAAAMVLLGTLFPLLGDALNLGKISVGPPYFGLLFPLLMLPVVLLLPFGPYLRWGSSDASLLKQVLVRAGLAAAACAVLAAFFVQGQLKAIAGIASAMWVGVGVGLYIVKRWRDMPRGRRYPAEMTGMLLAHFGVAIFLIGVLLSESLSVTRDVRMSPGQTVVVSGYEFRFDGVTQTTGPNWEAEQGIVTVTRNGSTVAVMHPQKRTYVREQVQTESSIDPGITRDLYVALGEPMDPNHVEGAWALRLYTKPFIRWIWGGGLFMMLGGFVSATDRRFRVKREVKAASTITPLVQESQA